The Pongo abelii isolate AG06213 chromosome 20, NHGRI_mPonAbe1-v2.0_pri, whole genome shotgun sequence genome window below encodes:
- the AKAP8L gene encoding A-kinase anchor protein 8-like isoform X2, whose translation MSYTGFVQGSETTLQSTYSDTSAQPTCDYGYGTWNSGTNRGYEGYGYGYGYGQDNTTNYGINQRLDMVPHLETDMMQGGVYGSGGERYDSYESCDSRAVLSERDLYRSGYDYSELDPEMEMAYEGQYDAYRDQFRMRGNDTFGPRAQGWARDARSGRPMASGYGRMWEDPMGARGQCMSGASRLPSLFSQNIIPEYGMFQGMRGGGAFPGGSRFGFGFGNGMKQMRRTWKTWTTADFRTKKKKRKQGGSPDEPDSKATRTDCSDNSDSDNDEGTEGEATEGLEGTEAVEKGSRVDGEDEEGREDGREEGKEDPEKGALTTQDENGQTKRKLQAGKKSQDKQKKRQRDRMVERIQFVCSLCKYRTFYEDEMASHLDSKFHKEHFKYVGTKLPKQTADFLQEYVTNKTKKTEELRKTVEDLDGLIQQIYRDQDLTQEIAMEHFVKKVEAAHCAACDLFIPMQFGIIQKHLKTMDHNRNRRLMMEQSKKSSLMVARSILNNKLISKKLERYLKGENPFTDSPEEEKEQEEAEGGALDEGAQGEAAGVSEGAEGAPAQPPVPPEPAPGAVSPPPPPPPEEEEEGAVPLLGGALQRQIRGIPGLDVEDDEEGGGGIP comes from the exons ATGAGCTACACAG GCTTTGTCCAGGGATCTGAAACCACTTTGCAGTCGACATACTCGGATACCAGCGCTCAGCCCACCTGTGATTATG GGTATGGAACTTGGAACTCTGGGACAAATAGAG GCTACGAGGGCTATGGCTATGGCTATGGCTATGGCCAGGATAACACCACCAACTATGG AATTAACCAGCGCTTAGATATGGTGCCGCATTTGGAGACAGACATGATGCAAGGAGGCGTGTACGGCTCAGGTGGAGAAAG GTATGACTCTTATGAGTCCTGTGACTCGAGGGCCGTCCTGAGTGAGCGCGACCTGTACCGGTCAGGCTATGACTACAGCGAGCTTGACCCTGAGATGGAAATGGCCTATGAGGGCCAATACGATGCCTACCGCGACCAGTTCCGCATGCGTGGCAACGACACCTTCGGTCCCAGGGCACAGGGCTGGGCCCGGGATGCCCGGAGCGGCCGGCCAATGGCCTCAGGCTATGGGCGCATGTGGGAAGACCCCATGGGGGCCCGGGGCCAGTGCATGTCTGGTGCCTCTCGGCTGCCCTCCCTCTTCTCCCAGAACATCATCCCCGAGTACGGCATGTTCCAGGGCATGCGAGGTGGGGGCGCCTTCCCAGGCGGCTCCCGCTTTGGTTTCGGGTTTGGCAATGGCATGAAGCAGATGAGGCGGACCTGGAAGACCTGGACCACAGCCGACTTCCGG accaagaagaagaagagaaagcaggGCGGCAGTCCTGACGAGCCAGATAGCAAAGCCACCCGCACGGACTGCTCGGACAATAGCGACTCAGACAATG ATGAGGGCACCGAGGGGGAAGCCACAGAGGGCCTTGAAGGCACCGAGGCTGTGGAGAAGGGCTCCAGAGTG GATGGAGAGGacgaggagggaagagaggatgggagagaaGAAGGCAAAGAGGATCCAGAGAAGG GGGCCCTAACCACCCAGGATGAGAATGGCCAGACCAAGCGCAAGTTGCAGGCAGGCAAGAAGAGTCAGGACAAGCAGAAAAAGCGGCAGCGAGACCGCATGGTGGAAAG GATCCAGTTTGTGTGTTCTCTATGCAAATACCGGACCTTCTATGAGGACGAGATGGCCAGCCATCTTGACAGCAAGTTCCACAAGGAACACTTTAAGTACGTAGGCACCAAGCTCCCTAAGCAGACGGCTGACTTTCTGCAG GAGTACGTCACCAACAAGACCAAGAAGACAGAGGAGCTCCGAAAAACTGTAGAGGACCTTGATGGCCTCATCCAGCAAATCTACAGAGACCAGGATCTGACCCAGG AAATTGCCATGGAGCATTTTGTGAAGAAGGTGGAGGCAGCCCATTGTGCAGCCTGCGACCTCTTCATTCCCATGCAGTTTGGGATCATCCAGAAGCACCTGAAGACCATGGATCACAACCGGAACCGCAGG CTCATGATGGAGCAGTCCAAGAAGTCCTCGCTCATGGTGGCCCGCAGTATTCTCAACAACAAGCTCATCAGCAAGAAGCTGGAGCGCTACCTGAAG GGCGAGAACCCTTTCACCGACAGCCCcgaggaggagaaggagcaggaaGAGGCTGAGGGCGGTGCCCTGGACGAGGGGGCGCAGGGCGAAGCGGCAGGGGTCTCGGAGGGCGCAGAGGGCGCGCCGGCGCAGCCTCCCGTGCCCCCAGAGCCAGCCCCCGGGGCCGTgtcgccgccaccgccgccgcccccagaggaggaggaggagggcgcCGTGCCCTTGCTGGGAGGGGCGCTGCAACGCCAGATCCGCGGCATCCCGGGCCTCGACGTGGAGGACGACGAGGAGGGCGGCGGGGGCATTCCGTGA
- the AKAP8L gene encoding A-kinase anchor protein 8-like isoform X1: MSYTGFVQGSETTLQSTYSDTSAQPTCDYGYGTWNSGTNRGYEGYGYGYGYGQDNTTNYGYGMATSHSWEMPSSDTNANTSASGSTSADSVLSRINQRLDMVPHLETDMMQGGVYGSGGERYDSYESCDSRAVLSERDLYRSGYDYSELDPEMEMAYEGQYDAYRDQFRMRGNDTFGPRAQGWARDARSGRPMASGYGRMWEDPMGARGQCMSGASRLPSLFSQNIIPEYGMFQGMRGGGAFPGGSRFGFGFGNGMKQMRRTWKTWTTADFRTKKKKRKQGGSPDEPDSKATRTDCSDNSDSDNDEGTEGEATEGLEGTEAVEKGSRVDGEDEEGREDGREEGKEDPEKGALTTQDENGQTKRKLQAGKKSQDKQKKRQRDRMVERIQFVCSLCKYRTFYEDEMASHLDSKFHKEHFKYVGTKLPKQTADFLQEYVTNKTKKTEELRKTVEDLDGLIQQIYRDQDLTQEIAMEHFVKKVEAAHCAACDLFIPMQFGIIQKHLKTMDHNRNRRLMMEQSKKSSLMVARSILNNKLISKKLERYLKGENPFTDSPEEEKEQEEAEGGALDEGAQGEAAGVSEGAEGAPAQPPVPPEPAPGAVSPPPPPPPEEEEEGAVPLLGGALQRQIRGIPGLDVEDDEEGGGGIP; this comes from the exons ATGAGCTACACAG GCTTTGTCCAGGGATCTGAAACCACTTTGCAGTCGACATACTCGGATACCAGCGCTCAGCCCACCTGTGATTATG GGTATGGAACTTGGAACTCTGGGACAAATAGAG GCTACGAGGGCTATGGCTATGGCTATGGCTATGGCCAGGATAACACCACCAACTATGGGTATGGTATGGCCACTTCACACTCTTGGGAAATGCCTAGCTCTGACACAAATGCAAACACTAGTGCCTCGGGTAGCACCAGTGCCGATTCCGTTTTATCCAGAATTAACCAGCGCTTAGATATGGTGCCGCATTTGGAGACAGACATGATGCAAGGAGGCGTGTACGGCTCAGGTGGAGAAAG GTATGACTCTTATGAGTCCTGTGACTCGAGGGCCGTCCTGAGTGAGCGCGACCTGTACCGGTCAGGCTATGACTACAGCGAGCTTGACCCTGAGATGGAAATGGCCTATGAGGGCCAATACGATGCCTACCGCGACCAGTTCCGCATGCGTGGCAACGACACCTTCGGTCCCAGGGCACAGGGCTGGGCCCGGGATGCCCGGAGCGGCCGGCCAATGGCCTCAGGCTATGGGCGCATGTGGGAAGACCCCATGGGGGCCCGGGGCCAGTGCATGTCTGGTGCCTCTCGGCTGCCCTCCCTCTTCTCCCAGAACATCATCCCCGAGTACGGCATGTTCCAGGGCATGCGAGGTGGGGGCGCCTTCCCAGGCGGCTCCCGCTTTGGTTTCGGGTTTGGCAATGGCATGAAGCAGATGAGGCGGACCTGGAAGACCTGGACCACAGCCGACTTCCGG accaagaagaagaagagaaagcaggGCGGCAGTCCTGACGAGCCAGATAGCAAAGCCACCCGCACGGACTGCTCGGACAATAGCGACTCAGACAATG ATGAGGGCACCGAGGGGGAAGCCACAGAGGGCCTTGAAGGCACCGAGGCTGTGGAGAAGGGCTCCAGAGTG GATGGAGAGGacgaggagggaagagaggatgggagagaaGAAGGCAAAGAGGATCCAGAGAAGG GGGCCCTAACCACCCAGGATGAGAATGGCCAGACCAAGCGCAAGTTGCAGGCAGGCAAGAAGAGTCAGGACAAGCAGAAAAAGCGGCAGCGAGACCGCATGGTGGAAAG GATCCAGTTTGTGTGTTCTCTATGCAAATACCGGACCTTCTATGAGGACGAGATGGCCAGCCATCTTGACAGCAAGTTCCACAAGGAACACTTTAAGTACGTAGGCACCAAGCTCCCTAAGCAGACGGCTGACTTTCTGCAG GAGTACGTCACCAACAAGACCAAGAAGACAGAGGAGCTCCGAAAAACTGTAGAGGACCTTGATGGCCTCATCCAGCAAATCTACAGAGACCAGGATCTGACCCAGG AAATTGCCATGGAGCATTTTGTGAAGAAGGTGGAGGCAGCCCATTGTGCAGCCTGCGACCTCTTCATTCCCATGCAGTTTGGGATCATCCAGAAGCACCTGAAGACCATGGATCACAACCGGAACCGCAGG CTCATGATGGAGCAGTCCAAGAAGTCCTCGCTCATGGTGGCCCGCAGTATTCTCAACAACAAGCTCATCAGCAAGAAGCTGGAGCGCTACCTGAAG GGCGAGAACCCTTTCACCGACAGCCCcgaggaggagaaggagcaggaaGAGGCTGAGGGCGGTGCCCTGGACGAGGGGGCGCAGGGCGAAGCGGCAGGGGTCTCGGAGGGCGCAGAGGGCGCGCCGGCGCAGCCTCCCGTGCCCCCAGAGCCAGCCCCCGGGGCCGTgtcgccgccaccgccgccgcccccagaggaggaggaggagggcgcCGTGCCCTTGCTGGGAGGGGCGCTGCAACGCCAGATCCGCGGCATCCCGGGCCTCGACGTGGAGGACGACGAGGAGGGCGGCGGGGGCATTCCGTGA